In the Leptospiraceae bacterium genome, one interval contains:
- a CDS encoding SpoIIE family protein phosphatase: MSQKRLTLQLISYITSRINSTDDLKELLGNIMDTTREILNTEGCSLLLYDKESDSLIFKVVKGDKGENLSDLKVPRGKGIAGYVLETLESIIVNDAKNDPRIYRNIDEKAGFQTKNLICVPMIAQGEIQGVLEAVNSIDRQLFEEKDIQLLKYLSDLAAIAIRNRILIDELKSRVSELDCLFQISQALSSISDLDKFLELAVKTISEVLSVNRVSIVFKDPNSDFYKVSNSSGFSLDEDSAIISSSSNIITKVLKTGEPILVENTEQSEFNYSRPEIYQTKSFLSVPIKNDTEVIGVLSVADKKSKQAFDLMDLRVVTTISNQISDAYNALLVKEQNEKLEAIDRDMQIASEIQKYSLPNIPKKIGELEIETFYEASKEIGGDFYDLIYHNPEEVSIIIADVSGKGIPAALFMEFSKTIIAQETARCTSTSQSLANTNYLVRERSGYFMFVTLMLIRINSKTKKLLYSSAGHNRQLLYKSKEKKVEFLSGKGTPLGIGESVFSEHTVNYSTGDLILLYTDGITETENESGDLFGEERLVNLIESNGDLPIGELKKLIRSTTQNFQGKAEVHDDYTFLLMRL, from the coding sequence ATGTCGCAAAAACGGCTCACCCTTCAACTGATTTCCTATATTACAAGTCGAATCAACTCTACAGATGATTTGAAAGAACTGCTTGGAAATATTATGGACACCACCAGAGAAATTTTGAACACAGAGGGTTGCTCACTACTTTTGTACGACAAAGAATCGGACTCTCTTATTTTCAAAGTAGTGAAAGGAGACAAAGGAGAAAATTTGTCTGACCTGAAAGTCCCCCGTGGAAAGGGAATCGCAGGGTATGTACTGGAAACTTTAGAATCTATAATTGTAAACGATGCAAAAAATGACCCTAGGATTTACAGGAACATAGACGAAAAAGCAGGATTTCAAACTAAAAATCTGATTTGTGTACCAATGATTGCACAAGGAGAGATTCAAGGAGTACTGGAAGCAGTAAATTCTATCGACAGGCAATTATTTGAAGAAAAAGATATTCAATTATTAAAATACCTATCTGACCTTGCAGCAATCGCAATCAGAAATAGAATCCTGATCGATGAATTAAAATCCAGAGTAAGTGAGCTGGACTGTTTATTTCAAATCAGCCAAGCTCTATCTTCTATTTCTGACCTTGATAAATTTTTAGAGCTCGCAGTAAAAACAATTTCAGAAGTGTTATCGGTAAACAGAGTGTCGATTGTTTTTAAAGATCCGAATTCTGATTTTTATAAGGTGTCCAATTCTTCAGGATTTTCTTTAGACGAAGACTCTGCTATAATTTCATCTTCTTCAAATATTATTACAAAAGTACTCAAGACCGGTGAGCCTATTTTAGTAGAGAATACAGAGCAATCAGAATTTAATTATTCAAGACCGGAAATTTACCAAACAAAATCTTTTCTATCCGTCCCTATTAAGAATGATACCGAGGTAATTGGAGTTCTAAGTGTTGCGGACAAAAAATCAAAGCAAGCCTTTGACCTTATGGATTTACGGGTAGTGACAACTATTTCAAATCAAATATCAGATGCGTATAACGCACTTCTCGTAAAAGAACAAAACGAAAAATTAGAGGCTATCGACAGAGACATGCAGATAGCCTCTGAAATTCAAAAATATTCTCTACCTAACATTCCTAAAAAAATCGGTGAATTAGAAATCGAAACATTTTATGAGGCATCGAAAGAAATTGGAGGAGACTTCTATGACTTAATTTATCACAACCCGGAAGAAGTATCTATTATCATCGCAGACGTTTCCGGGAAGGGAATTCCAGCAGCGCTATTTATGGAGTTTTCAAAAACAATTATTGCCCAAGAAACAGCAAGATGCACCTCCACAAGTCAAAGTCTTGCCAACACGAATTATTTAGTCAGAGAAAGATCCGGATATTTTATGTTTGTAACACTCATGCTTATTCGGATCAACTCTAAAACCAAAAAACTACTCTACTCCAGTGCAGGTCACAATAGACAATTGCTTTACAAGTCAAAGGAAAAAAAAGTAGAATTTCTATCAGGGAAGGGAACTCCTCTCGGAATTGGGGAATCTGTTTTTTCTGAGCATACCGTAAATTATTCCACAGGAGATTTGATCTTACTCTACACAGACGGAATCACCGAGACAGAAAACGAATCAGGGGATTTGTTTGGAGAAGAAAGACTTGTCAACCTAATTGAATCCAATGGCGATTTACCAATTGGTGAGTTGAAGAAATTGATTCGCTCTACTACTCAAAATTTTCAAGGAAAAGCCGAGGTTCACGACGATTATACTTTTCTATTAATGAGACTCTAA
- the pyk gene encoding pyruvate kinase, whose amino-acid sequence MENRTIFRKTKIICTIGPATSSTEMIKKLAEAGMNIARLNMSHGNHESHGKIIKKIKSLNKDLKYPIALLMDTQGPEIRTGELNTELDLKVGEKFTFHIIPGKEAEETSVYVNYNDIVKDLKIGDKVTVDNGLINLKVLEIKENELVCEVIDGGKLGSRKHINLPGIRVNMPSITPRDYKDILFGLSEDIDFIALSFVRSPDDVIQLRQIIEENNGHAQIIAKIEDQEGVRNFKEIIAVADGVMVARGDLGVEIEIEELPIIQRKIIKECALAGKRVIVATHLLESMIHNPSPTRAEVTDVANAVYEEADAIMLSGETASGKFPIRCVEMLNKIAMRIEQSEGVGYVREKTPSSKKEELARSAARLADSISAPAIIVITRRGTTANNVTNFHPSYPAIHAFTNMTSVRRKLWLNRGVLPYRVDFSSDPEKTITHAIEILKKNNMVLSGDQVVILSDVIAGADRVDTIQIRDVK is encoded by the coding sequence GTGGAAAATAGAACTATTTTTCGTAAAACAAAAATCATCTGTACAATAGGTCCTGCAACTTCAAGTACAGAAATGATCAAAAAACTTGCAGAAGCAGGAATGAATATCGCAAGACTCAACATGAGCCACGGAAATCACGAGTCTCACGGTAAGATTATCAAAAAAATAAAAAGTCTAAACAAAGATTTAAAATATCCGATTGCTTTACTCATGGATACTCAAGGACCTGAAATTCGTACAGGCGAATTGAATACTGAATTAGATTTAAAAGTTGGAGAGAAATTTACATTTCACATCATACCTGGAAAAGAAGCAGAAGAAACCTCGGTGTATGTAAACTACAACGATATTGTAAAAGACCTAAAAATTGGTGATAAGGTCACTGTAGATAACGGTCTCATTAATTTAAAAGTACTCGAAATCAAAGAAAATGAATTGGTATGCGAAGTTATAGATGGTGGAAAACTTGGAAGTAGAAAGCATATTAATCTACCCGGAATCAGGGTCAATATGCCGTCTATTACCCCGAGAGATTATAAGGATATATTATTTGGGTTATCCGAAGATATAGATTTTATCGCACTTTCTTTTGTTCGCTCTCCTGATGACGTAATTCAACTAAGACAAATTATAGAAGAAAACAACGGTCACGCTCAAATCATCGCAAAAATAGAAGACCAAGAAGGAGTCAGGAATTTTAAAGAAATCATTGCTGTTGCAGATGGAGTCATGGTTGCAAGAGGTGACCTTGGAGTAGAAATTGAAATCGAAGAACTCCCAATCATCCAAAGAAAGATCATTAAAGAATGTGCACTTGCAGGCAAAAGAGTAATCGTCGCTACTCATTTACTCGAAAGTATGATTCACAATCCTTCTCCCACCAGAGCAGAGGTTACAGACGTAGCCAACGCAGTCTATGAAGAGGCAGACGCGATTATGCTTTCAGGAGAAACCGCTTCAGGAAAGTTTCCAATCCGGTGTGTTGAAATGTTGAATAAAATTGCTATGAGAATTGAACAATCGGAAGGAGTAGGGTATGTCAGAGAAAAAACTCCTTCCTCAAAAAAAGAAGAACTCGCAAGGTCAGCTGCAAGACTGGCAGATTCTATTTCTGCACCTGCAATCATAGTCATTACAAGAAGAGGCACGACTGCAAATAACGTTACCAATTTTCATCCATCTTACCCTGCAATCCACGCATTTACGAATATGACCTCTGTCAGAAGAAAGCTCTGGTTGAATCGAGGAGTACTTCCTTACAGGGTTGATTTTTCCAGTGACCCAGAAAAAACGATAACTCACGCAATTGAAATTCTGAAAAAAAATAATATGGTACTAAGCGGGGATCAGGTAGTCATACTTTCTGATGTTATAGCCGGTGCAGACAGAGTAGATACCATTCAAATCAGAGACGTGAAATAA
- a CDS encoding DUF883 family protein, protein MKTSDESKNFKSEIEARKHERKLVNERAREKYLEHVSDIKERIKQFGGEAGEKAKQIIDNAGEYIKENPQKSALIGLSVGVGIGVLIGMLIRRK, encoded by the coding sequence ATGAAAACTTCAGACGAGTCAAAAAATTTTAAGTCCGAAATTGAAGCAAGAAAGCACGAAAGAAAATTAGTTAATGAAAGAGCGAGGGAAAAATACTTGGAACATGTATCAGATATAAAAGAAAGAATTAAGCAATTTGGTGGAGAAGCCGGTGAGAAGGCAAAGCAGATCATTGATAATGCAGGTGAGTATATTAAAGAAAATCCTCAAAAATCTGCACTAATCGGGCTTTCAGTCGGAGTAGGAATTGGAGTTTTGATCGGGATGTTAATCCGTAGAAAATAA
- the asd gene encoding aspartate-semialdehyde dehydrogenase: MKVKVGILGATGSVGQRFVQLLENHEYFEVVSLAASEKSAGKTYEEVMSSRWKISSDIPDYAKKIKIVLPKPSETPGVSIVFSGLDSDIAGEVETEYANAGVLVISNSKNHRYDKNVPILSAEVNPDHLSVLEFQKTKGKIITNSNCTIMGATISLKPIYDNFGIDSVFFVSMQAISGAGYPGVPTMDILGNVIPYISGEEEKVQLEPLKCLGRIENGQIVNASFQISAHCNRVPVFDGHTVCISVKLKSKTTESEIKKLWENFSGEPQKLNLPSAPKKAILYREEADRPQPRLDLNTGGGMTTVVGRLRQDPIFDFKYVVLSHNTIRGAAGAAILNAELAYKKGLVKIN; this comes from the coding sequence ATGAAAGTAAAAGTTGGTATATTAGGCGCAACCGGATCCGTAGGACAAAGATTTGTTCAACTCTTAGAAAATCACGAATACTTTGAAGTAGTTTCTCTTGCTGCTTCAGAAAAAAGTGCCGGGAAAACTTACGAAGAAGTTATGTCTTCCAGATGGAAAATTTCCTCTGATATTCCTGACTACGCCAAAAAAATCAAGATTGTTCTTCCAAAACCTTCTGAAACCCCCGGAGTTTCCATTGTGTTTTCAGGGCTTGATAGCGATATTGCAGGAGAAGTAGAAACAGAATATGCAAATGCGGGGGTTCTTGTAATCTCCAATTCTAAAAATCATAGATACGATAAAAATGTTCCTATACTTTCTGCCGAAGTCAATCCAGACCACCTAAGCGTGTTAGAATTCCAGAAAACAAAAGGAAAAATCATTACAAATTCCAATTGCACGATCATGGGAGCTACAATTAGTTTGAAACCCATTTATGATAACTTTGGCATTGATTCCGTTTTTTTTGTATCCATGCAAGCAATTTCTGGAGCCGGTTATCCGGGAGTACCGACTATGGATATTTTGGGAAACGTAATTCCGTATATTTCAGGTGAAGAAGAAAAAGTTCAATTAGAGCCTTTGAAATGCCTCGGAAGAATTGAAAATGGGCAAATTGTAAACGCTTCCTTTCAGATTTCTGCTCACTGCAATAGAGTGCCTGTTTTTGACGGACACACAGTATGTATTTCTGTAAAATTAAAATCAAAAACCACAGAATCCGAAATAAAAAAACTCTGGGAAAATTTTTCGGGAGAGCCTCAAAAGTTAAACTTGCCCTCAGCTCCAAAAAAAGCTATTCTTTATAGAGAAGAGGCAGACAGACCTCAACCAAGACTCGACTTGAATACAGGAGGAGGGATGACTACCGTAGTTGGAAGGTTGAGACAGGATCCGATTTTTGACTTCAAATATGTTGTTCTAAGCCACAACACTATTCGGGGAGCCGCAGGTGCAGCTATCCTGAATGCAGAGCTTGCTTACAAAAAAGGATTAGTCAAAATAAATTAG
- a CDS encoding thioredoxin family protein translates to MENKYFQAVAVFILIINLFQIKCKQNLNRTLSWQTEKKEAFQIAEKENKKIILFFQKTNCRECKELERVFILAEKLNLSQNSFVFLLIKEGQPDFEEFLSDDRYSFLVNKEFFFVISNFSEEILFETQDFNLLKDFIGNFKK, encoded by the coding sequence ATGGAAAATAAATATTTTCAAGCTGTGGCAGTTTTTATTTTAATTATTAATCTTTTTCAAATCAAGTGTAAACAAAATTTGAATCGTACTCTTTCTTGGCAGACAGAAAAAAAAGAAGCGTTTCAAATTGCAGAGAAAGAAAATAAGAAAATAATTTTATTTTTTCAAAAAACGAATTGTAGAGAGTGTAAGGAACTCGAAAGAGTATTTATTTTAGCAGAAAAACTAAATTTAAGTCAAAATAGTTTTGTTTTTTTGTTGATCAAGGAAGGTCAGCCCGATTTTGAAGAATTTCTTTCTGACGATAGGTACTCTTTCTTGGTAAATAAAGAATTTTTTTTTGTAATATCCAATTTTTCTGAGGAAATTTTATTTGAAACCCAAGATTTTAACCTATTAAAAGATTTTATAGGGAATTTTAAAAAATAA